The following are encoded together in the Streptomyces rapamycinicus NRRL 5491 genome:
- the glmS gene encoding glutamine--fructose-6-phosphate transaminase (isomerizing) → MCGIVGYIGKRDVAPLLLEGLQRLEYRGYDSAGLAIQGKPAKGAQSAGLKTAKAKGRVRDLEARLPKRFAGTTGIAHTRWATHGAPNDINAHPHLDADGKVAVVHNGIIDNAADLRAKLAADGVELVSDTDSEALAHLIGRSQAPTLEEKVRHALAMVEGTYGIAVLHADFPDRIVVARNGSPVVLGIGEKEMFVASDVAALVSHTRQVVTLDDGEMATLKADDYRTYTTEGSRTSTSPTTVEWEAESYDMGGHDTYMHKEIHEQVDAVDRVLRGRIDDRFSTVHLGGLNLDAREARGVRRVKILGCGSAYHTGLIGAQLIEELARIPADAEPASEFRYRNPVVDPDTLYIAVSQSGETYDTLAAVQELKRKGARVLGVINVVGSAIARETDGGVYVHAGPEVCVVSTKCFTNTAVAFALLALHLGRIRDLSVADGKRIIAGLRKLPEQIAEVLRGEEEIKKLATEYANAKSMMFVGRVRGYPVAREASLKLKEVSYVHAEAYPASELKHGPLALIEPEVPTVAVLPDDDLLEKNRATLEEIKARSGRILAVAHREQAKADHTIVVPRNEVELDPILMGIPLQLLAYHTALALGRDIDKPRNLAKSVTVE, encoded by the coding sequence ATGTGCGGAATCGTCGGATACATCGGGAAACGGGATGTCGCACCGCTGCTGCTGGAGGGGCTGCAGCGGCTGGAGTACCGCGGCTATGACTCCGCGGGGCTGGCGATCCAGGGCAAGCCCGCCAAGGGCGCCCAGAGCGCCGGGCTGAAGACCGCCAAGGCCAAGGGCCGGGTCCGGGACCTCGAGGCCAGGCTGCCCAAGCGGTTCGCGGGCACCACCGGGATCGCCCACACCCGCTGGGCCACCCATGGCGCGCCCAACGACATCAACGCGCATCCGCATCTGGACGCGGACGGCAAGGTCGCCGTCGTCCACAACGGCATCATCGACAACGCCGCCGATCTGCGCGCCAAGCTGGCCGCCGACGGCGTGGAGCTGGTCTCCGACACCGACTCCGAGGCACTCGCCCACCTCATCGGCCGCTCCCAGGCGCCCACCCTGGAGGAGAAGGTCCGCCACGCGCTGGCGATGGTCGAGGGCACCTACGGCATCGCCGTACTGCACGCGGACTTCCCCGACCGCATCGTCGTCGCCCGCAACGGCTCGCCGGTGGTGCTGGGGATCGGTGAGAAGGAGATGTTCGTCGCCTCGGACGTCGCCGCGCTGGTCAGCCACACCCGCCAGGTGGTCACCCTGGACGACGGCGAGATGGCCACCCTCAAGGCCGACGACTACCGCACCTACACCACCGAGGGCAGCCGCACCTCCACCTCCCCCACCACCGTGGAGTGGGAGGCCGAGTCGTACGACATGGGCGGCCACGACACCTACATGCACAAGGAGATCCACGAGCAGGTCGACGCCGTGGACCGGGTGCTGCGCGGCCGGATCGACGACCGCTTCTCCACCGTCCACCTGGGCGGACTCAACCTGGACGCCCGTGAGGCGCGCGGGGTGCGCCGGGTCAAGATCCTCGGCTGTGGTTCGGCGTACCACACGGGTCTGATCGGCGCCCAGCTGATCGAGGAGCTGGCCCGGATCCCGGCGGACGCGGAGCCCGCGAGCGAGTTCCGCTACCGCAACCCGGTGGTGGACCCGGACACCCTCTACATCGCGGTCAGCCAGTCCGGCGAGACCTACGACACCCTGGCGGCCGTCCAGGAGCTCAAGCGCAAGGGCGCGCGGGTGCTGGGCGTCATCAACGTCGTGGGCAGCGCGATCGCCCGGGAGACGGACGGCGGGGTGTACGTCCACGCCGGACCGGAGGTGTGCGTCGTCTCCACCAAGTGCTTCACCAACACCGCCGTCGCCTTCGCGCTGCTCGCCCTGCACCTGGGCCGGATCCGCGATCTCTCGGTCGCCGACGGCAAGCGGATCATCGCCGGGCTGCGCAAGCTGCCCGAGCAGATCGCGGAGGTGCTGCGCGGCGAGGAGGAGATCAAAAAGCTCGCCACGGAATATGCGAACGCAAAGAGCATGATGTTCGTCGGACGGGTCCGCGGCTACCCGGTGGCACGCGAGGCGTCCCTGAAGCTGAAGGAGGTCTCCTACGTCCACGCCGAGGCGTACCCGGCCTCCGAACTCAAGCACGGGCCGCTCGCGCTGATCGAGCCCGAGGTGCCGACCGTGGCGGTCCTGCCGGACGACGACCTGCTGGAGAAGAACCGGGCGACGCTGGAGGAGATCAAGGCCCGCAGCGGCCGGATCCTGGCCGTCGCCCACCGGGAGCAGGCGAAGGCGGACCACACGATCGTGGTACCCCGCAACGAGGTGGAGCTCGACCCGATCCTGATGGGCATTCCGCTCCAACTGCTCGCCTACCACACGGCGCTGGCGCTCGGCCGGGACATCGACAAGCCCCGCAACCTCGCCAAGTCGGTGACGGTCGAATAG
- a CDS encoding helix-turn-helix domain-containing protein — translation MSQDSTTVPETSRKLSGRRRREIVAVLLFSGGPIFESSIPLSVFGIDRQDAGVPRYRLLVCAGEDVPLRTTGGLELTAPYGLEALSRAGTVVVPAWRSITQPPPAAALDALRRAHEEGARIVGLCTGAFVLAAAGLLDGRPATTHWMYAPTLAKRYPSVHVDPRELFVDDGDVLTSAGTAAGIDLCLHIVRTDHGADAAGALARRLVVPPRRSGGQERYLDRSLPEEIGADPLAEVVAWALEHLHEQFDVEALAARAYMSRRTFDRRFRSLTGSAPLQWLITQRVLQAQRLLETSDYSVDEVAGRCGFRSPVALRGHFRRQLGSSPAAYRAAYRARRPQGGPAERPDRPDRLERLERLERLERADRPDRAEVIEPRVGDHSLPLRRPGAPGASTGHSGHPPHHHHAPHPEPGKPESDAYAPRLPEQAAGRVPGRPSLPGQRERPVG, via the coding sequence ATGAGCCAGGACTCCACGACCGTACCGGAGACCTCGCGCAAGCTCTCCGGACGCCGGCGACGAGAAATCGTCGCGGTGCTGCTGTTCAGCGGCGGCCCCATCTTCGAAAGCTCCATCCCGCTCTCCGTCTTCGGTATCGACCGGCAGGACGCCGGAGTTCCTCGGTACCGACTTCTGGTGTGCGCGGGCGAAGATGTGCCATTGCGAACGACTGGCGGACTGGAACTGACCGCACCATACGGCCTGGAGGCACTCTCCCGGGCCGGCACCGTCGTCGTACCGGCCTGGCGGTCGATAACCCAGCCGCCACCGGCCGCCGCGCTCGACGCGCTGCGCCGCGCGCACGAGGAGGGCGCGCGGATCGTGGGCCTGTGCACCGGGGCCTTCGTACTGGCCGCCGCCGGGCTGCTGGACGGCCGCCCGGCGACCACACACTGGATGTACGCGCCGACGCTCGCCAAGCGCTATCCGTCGGTCCATGTGGACCCCCGCGAGCTCTTCGTGGACGACGGCGACGTACTGACCTCGGCGGGCACCGCCGCCGGGATCGACCTGTGCCTGCACATCGTGCGCACCGACCACGGCGCGGACGCCGCCGGCGCCCTCGCCAGGCGCCTGGTCGTCCCGCCGCGCCGCAGCGGAGGGCAGGAGCGCTATCTGGACAGGTCGTTACCAGAGGAGATCGGAGCGGATCCGCTCGCCGAGGTGGTGGCGTGGGCGCTCGAGCATCTGCACGAGCAGTTCGACGTCGAGGCCCTGGCGGCCCGCGCCTATATGAGCCGCAGGACCTTCGACCGCAGGTTCCGCTCGCTCACTGGGAGCGCTCCACTCCAGTGGCTGATCACCCAGCGGGTGCTGCAGGCGCAGCGGCTCCTGGAGACCTCCGACTACTCGGTCGACGAGGTCGCGGGGCGCTGTGGCTTCCGCTCGCCGGTCGCGCTGCGCGGGCACTTCCGGCGGCAGCTGGGGTCCTCCCCGGCCGCCTACCGGGCCGCGTACCGCGCCCGCAGGCCCCAGGGCGGGCCCGCGGAGCGTCCGGACCGCCCCGACCGCCTGGAGCGGCTGGAGCGGCTGGAGCGGCTGGAGCGGGCCGACCGGCCCGACCGCGCCGAGGTGATCGAACCCCGTGTCGGCGACCACTCCCTGCCGCTGCGGCGGCCGGGCGCGCCCGGCGCCTCCACCGGCCACTCGGGGCACCCTCCGCACCACCATCACGCTCCGCATCCGGAACCTGGCAAACCGGAGTCGGACGCCTACGCCCCACGCCTGCCCGAACAGGCCGCGGGCCGGGTCCCGGGCCGTCCGTCCCTGCCCGGCCAGCGGGAACGCCCCGTAGGGTGA
- a CDS encoding HAD family hydrolase, with amino-acid sequence MIRAVALDVGETLIRDDRVWATWADWLDIPRHTLSALVGAVVAQGRDNADALRLIRPDIDIAAERAAMEAAGLGEQITEEDLYPDVRPALAALRQSGARVVIAGNQTARAGKLLRALDLPVDEIATSGEWGIAKPDPRFFTRVLDLAGTAPDEIVYVGDHPANDTQPAKAAGLRAAHLRRGPWGHLWAHTAETAVADWHLDSLHDLVPLATP; translated from the coding sequence ATGATCCGCGCTGTGGCCCTCGATGTTGGCGAGACCCTGATCCGGGATGACCGCGTGTGGGCTACCTGGGCCGACTGGCTGGACATTCCCCGACACACGCTCTCGGCCCTCGTCGGCGCGGTCGTCGCTCAAGGACGCGACAACGCGGATGCCCTCCGGCTCATTCGACCGGACATCGACATTGCCGCAGAGAGGGCCGCCATGGAGGCTGCTGGGCTGGGTGAGCAGATAACGGAAGAAGATCTTTACCCGGACGTACGCCCAGCCCTCGCCGCTCTCCGTCAATCGGGGGCGCGAGTCGTGATCGCAGGCAACCAGACGGCGCGCGCGGGAAAGCTGCTGCGAGCCCTGGACCTCCCGGTCGATGAGATCGCGACCTCGGGAGAGTGGGGCATCGCGAAGCCGGACCCCCGCTTCTTCACCCGCGTCCTGGACCTGGCAGGAACCGCGCCCGATGAGATCGTGTACGTAGGCGACCATCCTGCGAACGACACCCAGCCAGCAAAAGCAGCGGGGCTGCGCGCTGCGCATCTACGCCGTGGACCGTGGGGCCACCTGTGGGCGCACACGGCCGAGACGGCCGTCGCTGACTGGCACCTCGATTCGCTGCACGATCTCGTACCACTCGCCACGCCATAA
- a CDS encoding universal stress protein, giving the protein MAGHEIPEPADRKRVADHMAHPEAAEETRHSCDPAFQHGVVVGFDGSMSSERALAYAIGMARRSGSGLIIVHVANRLPTTVWAGCEPPVFVDVPDHRTEVLGLELACADHLSEVPWILVERGGDICHELEEVGREYAADAIVVGSTHGLVGRIFGSVAGRLARRAQRPVVVIP; this is encoded by the coding sequence ATGGCCGGTCACGAAATCCCCGAACCCGCGGACCGCAAGCGGGTCGCCGATCACATGGCGCACCCCGAAGCGGCGGAAGAAACACGTCATTCCTGCGATCCAGCGTTCCAGCACGGTGTTGTGGTGGGATTCGACGGTTCCATGTCGAGCGAGCGCGCCCTCGCCTATGCGATCGGCATGGCCCGGCGCTCCGGCTCCGGGCTGATCATCGTCCATGTGGCCAACCGGCTGCCGACGACGGTCTGGGCGGGCTGTGAGCCACCGGTCTTCGTCGACGTCCCCGATCACCGCACCGAGGTGCTGGGGCTCGAGCTGGCCTGCGCCGATCATCTCTCCGAGGTGCCCTGGATCCTCGTCGAGCGGGGCGGGGACATCTGCCATGAGCTGGAGGAGGTCGGCCGGGAGTACGCGGCCGACGCCATCGTGGTGGGCTCCACGCACGGGCTGGTGGGGCGGATCTTCGGCTCGGTCGCGGGGCGGCTCGCGCGGCGGGCGCAGCGGCCCGTCGTCGTCATCCCCTGA
- a CDS encoding DUF4429 domain-containing protein yields the protein MAEITQRDGAWSFDGEAIRIVPGRDRGVPAVRQALGELTVPLVALAGVAYEPGRKSGRLRLRLRAGADPLLQATGGKLPDAADPYQLPVEPDRRDLAEYLVDEVRRALTLEQVPPGPCDRYVLPGPSVPISASAGDATVSFDGERVRLDWNWKTEESKKSGGPRTILLSDLEVVEWVPAAGLENGYLRFITARATATAAPKYDPHAVVLYGFKKDPLMALVAAAVMARMPHPGAPAKALPAQPSAPEPAPVDAPPTGGEESEVDHDVLLRRLRELGDLHQSGILTEEEFTTAKQAVLRRFSDA from the coding sequence ATGGCGGAAATCACCCAGCGCGATGGCGCCTGGAGCTTTGACGGCGAAGCGATCCGGATCGTCCCGGGGCGGGACCGCGGCGTGCCTGCCGTACGGCAGGCGCTCGGCGAACTGACCGTCCCCCTGGTGGCCTTGGCCGGGGTGGCCTACGAGCCGGGGCGGAAGTCGGGCCGGCTGCGGCTGCGGCTGCGCGCGGGGGCGGACCCGCTGCTGCAGGCCACCGGCGGCAAGCTGCCGGACGCCGCCGATCCGTATCAGCTCCCGGTGGAGCCGGACCGCAGGGACCTCGCCGAGTACCTGGTCGACGAGGTCCGCCGGGCCCTGACCCTGGAGCAGGTGCCGCCCGGCCCCTGCGACCGCTATGTGCTGCCCGGCCCCTCGGTGCCGATCTCGGCGTCGGCGGGTGACGCCACGGTCTCCTTCGACGGTGAGCGGGTCCGGCTGGACTGGAACTGGAAGACCGAGGAGTCGAAGAAGTCCGGCGGCCCCCGCACGATCCTCCTGTCCGATCTGGAGGTGGTGGAGTGGGTCCCGGCCGCCGGGCTGGAGAACGGCTACCTCCGCTTCATCACGGCGCGGGCCACGGCAACGGCCGCGCCCAAGTACGACCCGCATGCGGTGGTGCTGTACGGGTTCAAGAAGGATCCGCTGATGGCTCTGGTCGCGGCGGCCGTCATGGCGCGGATGCCGCATCCGGGCGCCCCGGCGAAGGCGCTCCCCGCCCAGCCGTCCGCCCCCGAGCCGGCGCCCGTGGACGCACCGCCCACCGGGGGCGAGGAGAGTGAGGTGGATCACGACGTCCTGCTGCGACGGCTGCGCGAACTCGGCGATCTTCACCAGAGCGGGATCCTCACCGAGGAGGAGTTCACCACCGCCAAACAGGCCGTGCTCCGCCGCTTCTCCGACGCCTGA
- the orn gene encoding oligoribonuclease produces MNDRMVWIDCEMTGLSLANDALIEVAALVTDSELNIQGDGVDIVVRPPAEALVTMPEVVREMHTTSGLLAELEGGTTLEDAQDQVLAYIREHVPEPGKAPLCGNSVGTDRGFLLRDMPTLESYLHYRIVDVSSIKELARRWYPRAYFNSPKKNGNHRALADIHESIAELRYYRESIFVPAPGPDSDTAKAIATKHVLPARQA; encoded by the coding sequence ATGAACGATCGCATGGTGTGGATCGACTGCGAGATGACCGGGCTCTCGCTGGCGAACGACGCGCTTATCGAGGTGGCCGCGCTGGTCACGGACTCCGAGCTGAACATCCAGGGCGACGGAGTGGACATCGTTGTCCGGCCCCCCGCGGAAGCGCTGGTCACCATGCCCGAGGTGGTGCGCGAAATGCACACCACCTCCGGCCTGCTCGCCGAGCTCGAGGGCGGGACCACGCTCGAGGATGCCCAGGACCAGGTCCTGGCCTACATCCGCGAGCACGTCCCCGAGCCCGGCAAGGCCCCGCTGTGCGGAAACTCGGTCGGCACCGACCGGGGCTTCCTCCTCCGGGACATGCCGACGCTCGAGAGCTACCTCCACTACCGGATCGTCGACGTCTCCTCGATCAAGGAGCTGGCCCGCCGCTGGTATCCGCGGGCCTACTTCAACAGCCCCAAGAAGAACGGCAACCACCGCGCGCTCGCGGACATCCACGAGTCCATCGCCGAACTGCGCTACTACCGGGAATCGATCTTCGTACCCGCTCCCGGCCCGGACTCGGACACGGCGAAGGCCATCGCGACCAAGCACGTCCTGCCCGCCCGGCAGGCCTGA